The Aliidongia dinghuensis genome segment TCCGAAAAAGGGCGCCGCCTCGGCCTGGCTGCCGAGTGCTCGCCATGTCCCGAGCGCAATCACGCCGGACAGCAGCGGTACCGGCGCGAACAGCGCAATGTCGGGCCAGGTAAACCAGCGCGCCGCCACTTCGGAGCTCATGATTGGTGTCCAGATGCTCACGATGGAGATCGCGGTCACTACACCGATGAGGCAGATGCGGCCTTGGCGACGTGCCGCGGCCTGAATGGCACCCTCGGTTTTCAGGATAAGCCAGCCTGCGCCGAGAAGGCCGTAGCCGAACATCAAGGCGACGCCGGTCAGAACGGAGAATGGCGTGAGAAACGCAAAGGACGTTCCGGCGAATTGGCCATCGCGAACCGGGAAGCCCTGGACGAATGCGCCAAGCACGACGCCTTGCGCGAACGTGGCAATGGCGGAACCGTAGCAGAATGCGCGGTCCCAGAATGTTTTGTTTTCAGCGTCGCGAAACCGGAACTCGAAAGCAACGCCCCGGAACACCAGCGCAAGCAGCATCACCAGAATGGGGAAATATACTGCCGGAATGATCACGGCGAATGCAGTCGGGAACGCTGCGAGAAGGCCAAGGCCGCCAAGCACCAGCCAAGTCTCGTTGCCGTCCCAGATGGGCGCAATCGAGTTCATGATGGCGTTGCGGGAACGCGCATCGGGCGCGAAACCAAAGAGCATCCCTACGCCGAGATCGAAGCCGTCGAGCAGCACATAGAAGAATACGGCCAGCCCCAGGATCAGCGTCCAAATCGGAACCAAATCGAGCACTTGGGTCATCGCACGTCTCCTTTCGCGACGCTGATTGCGCGTGCCGGAACTGGCACCGCGGGTCTGCCGGCCTCGATTGCCGGACCCGTTTCGCTGGTTTCGAGCGGGCCTTTGCGAACGAGCCGAAGCAGCAGGATGAGGCCCGAGGGGTAGATCAGCAGATAGACCGCGATGTAACCCAGGAGCGATAGCGTAACGTCGGAGCCCGTCAGGGACGGCGACACCGAGGCTGCCGTGCGCAAGAGCCCATAGATCGTCCATGGTTGCCGGCCGACCTCGGTCACGAACCAGCCGGTGACGACTGCGATGAACCCGAGCGGAATCGCGTACTGGCATGCCGCCAGGTACAGCCGTGCGTCATAGAGCCGCCCACGCCACCGCAACCAGCCGCCCAGAAGTACCAGTGCCAGCATCAGGCCCGCGCATCCAACCATCGCACGGAAGGCAAAGAAGGGAATTGCGACCGGCGGACGCTGATCGGCGGGGAAGTCCTTCAGACCCTTCACCTCGCCGTCGATGTCGTGCGTCAGGATCAGGCTTCCGAGCAAAGGAACTTCGATGGCGAACTTGTTGTGCTCGGCCTTTTCATCCGGGATTGCGAAGAGCGCCAGCGGCACGCCCCTCCCGGTGTCCCAGCGAGCTTCAATGGCCGCCAGTTTTGCAGGCTGATATTTGCGGGTGTTGAGGCCGTGCATATCGCCGAGCACCATCTGCAGCGGCACCAATACGGTCAGCAGCCACAGCGCCATCGACATCATGGTGCGCGCTTCCTGGACGGATCGATTGCGCCTCAACAGGTATGCGCCGACACCGAGAACGACGAATCCGGTTGTCGTGAAGAATGCGACCACCGTGTGCGCGAGCCGATAAGGAAATGACGGATTGAAAATCACCTCGATCCAGTCCTTCGGAAAGAACTGGCCATTGACGATCTCGTAGCCGGCCGGCGTCTGCATCCAGCTGTTGGCAGACAAGATCCAGAACGAAGAAAACAACGTTCCGATCGCCACCATAAGGGCGGCGAAGAAATGCGCCCACGGCGGCACCAGCTTGCGGCCGAGCAGCAGGACACCCAGGAAACCAGCTTCCAGGAAGAAAGCGGTAAGGCCCTCATAGGCAAATAGCGGCGAGAGGATATTGGCGGCGGCGGACGCGTAGCGGCTCCAGTTGGTGCCGAACTGGAATGGCATGATGAGGCCCGTTACGACGCCCATGCCGAACGCGATGGCGAAGATCTTGGTCCAGAATATCGAGATGCGGACATAGACCTCGCGTCTGGTCGCGAGACTCAAGCCCTCCACGACCGCAATGAAGGACGCCGCTCCGACGGTGAACGCAGGCAGCAGGATGTGCCAAGCGATGACCCAGGCGAACTGGATGCGCGATAACAGCACTGGATCTAAGTGCATCGCTGAACCTCTTGTGTTTCGGTAATGGAGAGACCGGCACCGAAGGAGCTCTCCAAGCCGTCTGCAGCATGCAGGCCCGTTGAAATTAGACCGCGCAGTTCAGATGCATCAGTAAACGCTGCCAAATCCCGGCAAATTCTTCAAAAGCAGCGGAATCGACTGCGGGCTCTGTCAATCAGCGCAGAATATTGCCCCCTCTGGGGCAAGCCGCAGGGGTGGGGTCCGGGACGGGAGATTTTCGCGGAGCTGGCTCAGGCGCGGTTCTTGAAGCACTGAAACGCGCACGGCCCGTTCGCCGCCGCTCCGGCCGAGAGGACCGACCGATATGTCTTCGAAAGGAGTGTCTGGATCCCGGCCAATGAGGCATCGTCCCGATCATGACGACATCGCCTGCTCCGCCGTCGATCGGGCCCTACTTCACCATCGGCCATTCCACCCGGACCGTCGACGAGTTCGTGACGCTTCTGAAGGAGGCCGCCGTTGACGTGCTCGTCGACGTGCGCACGGTGCCGCGTTCCCGAACCAATCCGCAATTCAATGCCGACACCCTGCCGGACCGGCTGGCGCAAAGCGGCATCGGCTATCGCCATCTCCCTCGGCTCGGCGGCTTGCGGGGGCATCGGAAGGGTGCTACGCCCTCGCCGAACGGCTTCTGGGAAAACGCCAGCTTCCGGAACTATGCCGATTACGCGATGACCGAGGAGTTCCACGCCGGCCTGGAAGAGCTCCGATCACTCCATCGCGAGCACGTCTGCGCCATTATGTGCGCCGAGGCGGTGTGGTGGCGATGCCATCGGCGGATCATTGCCGATTACCTGCTCTCAGCGGGCGAGCCGGTGCTGCACATCCTGGGCCCCCATCACACCGCCCCCGCAAGCCTTACGCCGGGCGCCCGCCAGCAGGCCGACGGGACGCTCGTTTATCCGGCGGAGGCATGAGGACCGGATTGCCAACCGGCACTGAGAAGCCGAGGCGCTCCGACCTGAACTATTCGTCGAACAAGTCGGGACCGAACACCTCGTAGTGTATGCGGGCCACAGGGATGCCCATTTTTTTCAGCGCGTCATGATGCATGCGCATAAACGGAATTGGACCACAAATATAGTAATCGGCGTCGGGTACCAGTATCGAATTCTTGATCATATCGAGATCGACGAACCCGCGGTGATCGTAATCCCGACCCAGAACATCTAGGGGCAACGGCTCATCGTAAAACACGACCAGATTGAAATTGCCATGCGTCGTGGCGGTCTCGCGCAAGAGTTGACGCATGGCCTGTACTTTGCTGTTGCGAGCACCGTGTATGAACACCACCTGCCGCTCGGGATTCTGTATGGCCTTCTCGAGCATGCTGATCATGGGAGTAAGCCCGACGCCACCGCTGATCAGGACGATAGGTGTCTCGGCGTTTCCGTCTATATGAAAGTCGCCGTACGGCGCGGCCAGCGCAAGCTCGTCCCCGACATTGACATGATCATGCAACAGGCAGGAAACGTAACCTGACGGATGCAGGCCGCCGCCGTCTTCGCGCTTCACCGAGATGCGATAGCTGCGACCATTCGGCCTATCTGACAGGCTGTATTGCCGAATTTGCCGCAGGCCCAGCGCCGGCACATTCACCGCCACGCTGGTGTATTGCCCCGGTTCAAAGTTCGCGACGGATCGTCCATCCGCCGGCTCAAGGACAAACGATGTGATGACGCTGCTTTCCGGCTGCCTCTCGCGCACGACGAAAGTCCTCCAGCCAATCCAGCCGCCCACGCGCTCGGCCGAATGCTCACGCAACTGGGATTCCATCCCCTTCAAAATATCTGCCAGGTTATCGTAGGCCTGAGTCCAGGCGGCGATGATTTCTTCTGTGGCGGCGGCCCCCAGCACGTCC includes the following:
- the cydB gene encoding cytochrome d ubiquinol oxidase subunit II, which codes for MTQVLDLVPIWTLILGLAVFFYVLLDGFDLGVGMLFGFAPDARSRNAIMNSIAPIWDGNETWLVLGGLGLLAAFPTAFAVIIPAVYFPILVMLLALVFRGVAFEFRFRDAENKTFWDRAFCYGSAIATFAQGVVLGAFVQGFPVRDGQFAGTSFAFLTPFSVLTGVALMFGYGLLGAGWLILKTEGAIQAAARRQGRICLIGVVTAISIVSIWTPIMSSEVAARWFTWPDIALFAPVPLLSGVIALGTWRALGSQAEAAPFFGAIGLFVLAYAGMAISLFPMIVPYQLTLWEAASSPRTQAFLLVGTLFLIPVILTYSSWSYWVFRGKVRADVGYE
- a CDS encoding cytochrome ubiquinol oxidase subunit I, with product MHLDPVLLSRIQFAWVIAWHILLPAFTVGAASFIAVVEGLSLATRREVYVRISIFWTKIFAIAFGMGVVTGLIMPFQFGTNWSRYASAAANILSPLFAYEGLTAFFLEAGFLGVLLLGRKLVPPWAHFFAALMVAIGTLFSSFWILSANSWMQTPAGYEIVNGQFFPKDWIEVIFNPSFPYRLAHTVVAFFTTTGFVVLGVGAYLLRRNRSVQEARTMMSMALWLLTVLVPLQMVLGDMHGLNTRKYQPAKLAAIEARWDTGRGVPLALFAIPDEKAEHNKFAIEVPLLGSLILTHDIDGEVKGLKDFPADQRPPVAIPFFAFRAMVGCAGLMLALVLLGGWLRWRGRLYDARLYLAACQYAIPLGFIAVVTGWFVTEVGRQPWTIYGLLRTAASVSPSLTGSDVTLSLLGYIAVYLLIYPSGLILLLRLVRKGPLETSETGPAIEAGRPAVPVPARAISVAKGDVR
- a CDS encoding DUF488 domain-containing protein encodes the protein MTTSPAPPSIGPYFTIGHSTRTVDEFVTLLKEAAVDVLVDVRTVPRSRTNPQFNADTLPDRLAQSGIGYRHLPRLGGLRGHRKGATPSPNGFWENASFRNYADYAMTEEFHAGLEELRSLHREHVCAIMCAEAVWWRCHRRIIADYLLSAGEPVLHILGPHHTAPASLTPGARQQADGTLVYPAEA
- the hmpA gene encoding NO-inducible flavohemoprotein, with amino-acid sequence MLTQKTKDIVKATAPVLAEHGNTIVHRFYERMLGTHPELKNIFNMAHQKQGQQQEALARAVYAYAEHIEDPQSLMAVLNNVANKHASLGVRPDQYPIVGEHLLGAIKDVLGAAATEEIIAAWTQAYDNLADILKGMESQLREHSAERVGGWIGWRTFVVRERQPESSVITSFVLEPADGRSVANFEPGQYTSVAVNVPALGLRQIRQYSLSDRPNGRSYRISVKREDGGGLHPSGYVSCLLHDHVNVGDELALAAPYGDFHIDGNAETPIVLISGGVGLTPMISMLEKAIQNPERQVVFIHGARNSKVQAMRQLLRETATTHGNFNLVVFYDEPLPLDVLGRDYDHRGFVDLDMIKNSILVPDADYYICGPIPFMRMHHDALKKMGIPVARIHYEVFGPDLFDE